Proteins co-encoded in one Maylandia zebra isolate NMK-2024a linkage group LG16, Mzebra_GT3a, whole genome shotgun sequence genomic window:
- the lss gene encoding lanosterol synthase, which translates to MTEGTHLRRRGGPYKTEPATDLSRWRLTNVEGRQTWRYLEDQETADREQRMLEAHSLGLDTSKFVSDSPAAHTAVDAAVKGMHFYSQLQAEDGHWAGDYGGPLFLLPGLLITCHVAKISLPEAWKKEMVRYLRSVQLPDGGWGLHVEDKSTVFGTALSYTSLRILGVDPDDPDMVRARNNLHSKGGAVGIPSWGKFWLAILNVYSWEGMNTLLPEMWLFPTWMPAHPSTLWCHCRQVYLPMSYCYAVRLAADEDPLVLSLRQELYVQDYAFINWPAQRNNVAACDMYTPHSTLLTVAYMVLNVYEAHHSTTLRGKAVKELYDHIEADDRYTKCISIGPISKTINMLVRWYVDGPSSAAFQEHVSRIPDYLWLGLDGMKMQGTNGSQLWDTCFAVQAYLEAGAQDDPKLAECLRDAHQFLTITQIPENPPQYQKYYRQMNKGGFPFSTRDCGWIVADCTAEGLKSLMLLQELRPSIRQPVPSERLCDAVNVLLSMKNTDGGFATYETKRGGRLLELLNPSEVFGDIMIDYTYVECTSAVMQALRHFQKVYPDHRAEEIRSTLREGLEYCRKVQRPDGSWEGSWGVCFTYGMWFGLEAFACMGHVYENGHVCEEVQKACQFLLDRQMPEGGWGEDFESCEQRRYIQSGSAQIHNTCWALLGLMAVRHPDRKSIERGVQMLIDKQLPNGDWPQENIAGVFNKSCAISYTSYRNVFPIWTLGRFSRLYPTSGLAGKVKL; encoded by the exons ATGACTGAGGGAAC GCACCTGCGGAGGCGAGGGGGGCCGTATAAGACGGAGCCAGCCACAGACCTAAGCCGCTGGAGGCTGACCAATGTGGAGGGCCGGCAGACGTGGCGGTACCTGGAAGATCAGGAGACCGCAGACAGAGAGCAGAGAATGCTGGAGGCCCATTCACTCGGCTTGGACACG AGTAAGTTCGTGTCCGACTCTCCAGCCGCCCACACTGCTGTGGACGCCGCAGTGAAAGGCATGCACTTCTACAGTCAATTGCAGGCCGAGGACGGTCACTGGGCAGGAGACTATGGAGGGCCTCTCTTCCTGTTGCCAG GTCTCCTGATCACCTGCCATGTAGCTAAGATCTCTCTGCCTGAGGCTTGGAAGAAGGAGATGGTGAGGTACCTGCGCTCAGTCCAGCTCCCTGATGGAGGCTGGGGTCT ACATGTTGAAGACAAGTCCACCGTCTTTGGCACAGCGCTGAGTTACACCTCACTTCGGATCCTGGGAGTGGATCCCGATGATCCAGACATGGTTCGTGCCAGGAACAACCTGCACAGCAAAG GTGGAGCAGTTGGGATTCCCTCGTGGGGTAAATTCTGGTTGGCCATTTTGAACGTCTACAGCTGGGAGGGAATGAACACGCTCCTGCCTGAGATGTG GCTCTTCCCCACCTGGATGCCGGCCCACCCCTCCACCCTGTGGTGTCACTGTCGGCAGGTCTACCTCCCGATGAGTTACTGTTATGCCGTCAGACTGGCCGCAGACGAAGATCCCCTGGTTCTCAGCCTCAGACAG GAGCTTTACGTGCAGGACTATGCTTTTATAAACTGGCCGGCGCAGAGGAACAACGTGGCAGCATGTGACATGTACACACCTCACAGCACACTCCTCACAGTCGCTTACA TGGTGTTAAATGTATACGAAGCCCACCACAGTACCACGCTGAGAGGAAAAGCAGTCAAAGAGCTGTATGATCACATCGAGGCCGACGATCGCTACACGAAATGCATCAGCATTGGCCCG ATCTCCAAGACTATCAACATGCTGGTTCGCTGGTATGTCGATGGTCCCTCCTCTGCAGCCTTTCAGGAGCACGTGTCCAGGATCCCGGACTACCTCTG GTTGGGACTGGATGGAATGAAAATGCAG GGGACGAATGGATCTCAGCTCTGGGACACCTGCTTTGCTGTGCAGGCTTACCTCGAG gcaGGAGCTCAGGACGACCCAAAACTAGCTGAATGCCTTCGAGACGCCCATCAGTTTCTCACTATCACACAG ATCCCGGAGAATCCTCCTCAATATCAGAAGTACTACAGACAGATGAATAAG GGAGGTTTCCCCTTCAGTACCCGTGACTGTGGTTGGATTGTGGCCGACTGCACTGCAGAAGGCCTGAAGTCACTGATGCTGCTGCAGGAGCTCCGCCCCTCCATCAGGCAGCCCGTCCCCTCTGAGCGTCTGTGTGATGCCGTCAACGTG cTGCTGAGCATGAAAAACACAGATGGTGGATTTGCCACATATGAAACTAAGAGAGGAGGGAGACTCCTGGAGCTGCTCAACCCCTCTGAGGTTTTCG GCGACATCATGATTGATTACACATATGTGGAGTGCACCTCAGCAGTTATGCAGGCTCTGAGGCATTTCCAGAAGGTCTACCCTGATCACCGTGCCGAAGAGATAAG GTCGACTCTGAGAGAGGGGCTGGAGTACTGCAGGAAAGTTCAGAGACCTGATGGATCTTGGGAAGG TTCCTGGGGAGTCTGCTTCACGTATGGGATGTGGTTTGGCCTGGAAGCTTTTGCTTGCATGGGTCACGTGTACGAGAATGG ACATGTGTGCGAAGAGGTGCAGAAAGCCTGTCAGTTCCTGCTGGACCGGCAGATGCCAGAGGGAGGGTGGGGGGAGGACTTTGAGTCATGTGAGCAGCGTCGCTACATCCAGAGTGGCTCCGCTCAGATACACAACACCTGCTGGGCTCTGTTAGGGCTGATGGCTGTCAG GCATCCTGACAGGAAGTCCATTGAGAGGGGAGTACAGATGCTGATTGACAAGCAGTTGCCCAACGGAGACTGGCCACAG GAGAATATTGCAGGTGTGTTCAATAAAAGCTGTGCCATCAGCTACACCTCATACAGAAACGTCTTCCCGATCTGGACCCTCGGCCGCTTCTCACGACTTTATCCCACCAGTGGGCTGGCCGGGAAGGTCAAGCTCTGA
- the LOC143413075 gene encoding uncharacterized protein LOC143413075, whose amino-acid sequence MDMATMVTTATTATTATMVTTDMVVAFLVDFSTSASGIPELVVTMGDIVVAIWDMVMAMGDIVMAMGDMVMDMGTTGSMDTMDTMGTMDTMDTIILDVKKRRCRHRGGHGHLFSHKKGREYHGTPAAPAAVTLTR is encoded by the exons ATGGacatggccaccatggtcaccacggCCACCACGGCCACCacggccaccatggtcaccacggACATGGTAGTGGCTTTCTTAGTGGACTTCTCAACCTCGGCCTCAGGCATCCCGGAGTTGGTGGTCACCATGGGGGATATAGTGGTGGCTATATGGGATATGGTAATGGCTATGGGGGATATTGTAATGGCTATGGGGGATATGGTAATGGATATGGGCACCACGGGCTCCATGGACACCATGGACACTATGGGCACCATGGACACCATGGACACCATCATCCTGGATGTTAAGAAGCGTAGGTGCAGACACAGGGGAGGACACGGGCACCTGTTCAGCCACAAGAAGGGGAGGGAATATCATGG GACTCCAGCAGCTCCTGCAGCAGTGACTCTGACTAGATGA